The Cervus elaphus chromosome 9, mCerEla1.1, whole genome shotgun sequence genomic interval ggtgctaatAATTAAATAAAGAGGCAGATGTGTGAACTCAAGTAGAGGCAAGCGCAAGcgtaaagagaaaggaagaggtggGTGGAGAAAGCTGTGCACAGAATGCACACCTATTCTGTCCTCCAGAACGGACCATGCTGGAAAAGGTGGGCGTGGAGCGCTTAGCGCAGTGCTAGGCCCATATTAAGCACTGTTAGGAAAACATCGAAGGGGGGCATTTAATATTTATCCGGCCTTTACCAGGTGACAGGCAGGCTGAGAAGGGAAGGGCTGGCGGCATCTGCGCAGAGGAAGAATGACGGTGGGGGTCACAAGTGCGGGGACTGGAGCTCACACGTACCTATCTGCACCCCTGCTGAGCGGCGACACGGCGCTAGGCGCCCTGCCGCGGTAGCCAGGACAGCTGTGTGCGCGccagcctgccccacccccacccccaacaaataCCCCGTCGCCATGCGCCCCCTCACCTCCTCTTCCACGGTGGCCGCGGTCTCCGCGTCCCCCAGCCGGCTCCGACAGGGGAAGGCTCTGAGCACCGTGAGCACTGCACGGAGGCGGGAGAAGGGGTGGACATCGACCCCGGCCCCCAAACACCCTCTCTGCCCATGGGCCCCCAATACCCACTCTGACTGTTGATGTCCCAGCGGCCCCCCAGGTACCCCACGACCTGGCTGCGGGTCAGGTGGCTGTGGAagtcctggggagggggagggacatGGGAAGACCCACTCAGACTGCGCCAGGTCCCAAGGCCGTCCTGGGGGTCAGCCCACCCCCCTCCTTCCTCGGATATTGATTGAGTGCCTACTATTTACCAATAGTGAACAGAGCAGACAAGGTCTCTGTTCCAAAGACCCTCTGGGCAGGgaccagcccctccccaggcctgggaGCCCCTGAGCCCTAAGGGACAGGGTAGGAGTTGGGCACACACCAGCAGGAACAGCACGTTGCTGGAGACGGCCACGTTGAACGGCTGGAACTTGTTGATGGCTGCGAAAGACGTTACTTCCACCAGGGTGTGGGGGTTCCTGTGGGAGCCAGGAAGGTTCCACAGCCTCAGGAACCCCAAGGCCCTTCCCTCACCCACACACTGGCTGCCTCAGTCTCACAGCCAGCTCTGAGGATCTGAGGCCTTGTCTCCATTCTTCCCCTGCCTGCCCTTGTCCTCCAATCCCATGCTGCAAGAGCTTCTGTAGatggggatgagggtgggggtTTTAGAGGGCATGGGGTGCATCTGACCTGGCCGAATCACGACTTCCCAGCATGCAGTAGCGCACCGGCACCCGGATCTTGTTTTCCACCCTTTTCCCTGGGGGCGTGGCCTCTGGGGAGTTGGCAGGGGGTGTTAAGAAAAGAAGTCAGTATCAGTTTCTCCCCAGCCAGGAACTGGAAAACCAAGGCCAGGcagtcaaagaaagaaaggacTCCAGGGGCAGtcttaaaaaatcaagaaagggaaaaaaaaatcaagaaagggcttccctggtggtccagtggataagactccatgctcccaatgcaggggacgtgggttccacccctggtaaGGGAACCAGATcgcgcatgctgcaactaagacccagtgcagccaaatcaaTCAGTcaaccaatatttttaaaaacaaagaaaaaaatcaggcagCAAGTTAACAAACTGGACATAAGAAACTAAAAAATCAGAAGGGATCAGGAAACCAGGTAAGGAGCAGACAGGGAGGCAAAGAAATCAGGCAGCAGGGCTAGAAATCAGACAACAGGGCAAAGAAATCCTATGGAGGAGTAAGGATAAAGAAATTAGTCAGTGGGACCAAGAAATGTAGAATTAGAGCTTAAAAAGTCAGGCGGTGAGAGTGAAATGAGGCAGCGAGGGCTGGGAAGTCAGCCAGGCTTCTAGCAGGCTCTACACCCAGCCTCCTCCCCGTCTTGAGCTCTGTCCACCTCCCCCCACCGTCCccacctcttcccctcccccagacctCTTACCCGAGTGGACAGGCTCTGAGGGGCCCTTCCCTTGCGGTCTCCTACTCTTGTCCTCCGCTGAGGCTCCTGTCAgaacctcctcctcctcttcctctatcagcagctcctcctcctctccttcgcTGGCCGGGCTCTGGGTGGGGTCGGGGTGGTGGGGGAACGCGACAGGACTTTTAGCTGGATTCTCCATACCCTCCCCCCAAGTTCGACCAAGAACTCTGGCAGGCCAGAACCTGCCATTCCTGTCGTTGCCCCGGGGGCCCACTAGATGGAGAGAGTGAGCAGAGACAATCTAGGCTGTGGACCAGTTGCTCAGGCTGGAATCCCGCCTCTGCCTATTTCAAGCTGACTTCAGTCTCTGTTCTCCTGTAAAACGTCACAGTGACTTCCAGCCCCACAGGGGTGGCATAAAGGTGAAATTAGATAATGCGTGCAAAGCATTTAACATATGCCCTGCTGCTCCATTCATCCAGCTGGCAAAGACTTTTCATGGATTCAGCTGATCAGATTCTCTCAATAACCTCTCCTCCTTTCTCGTAAAGAGCCGTTGACGAGGTGACCTCTCTGTCCAAACCCAACGGCCACATCTCAGTCTCTGTCCCCCGCCCCCTCTCAGCAGCGTCTCCTGGTAACTCCTCAGGGATCCTCACCCCCGCACTGACCGGCTTACCTCCGACCTCTCCTGCACCTCCTTATTCTCCCCCATCTCACTCGTTGGGCCAGGGCTGGGTCCTCCCGCCTCTTTattcccccacccacaccccttcTGGGTGGCCTCAAACCCCGTGTGCCCCCTGGACAACTGCCCACAGTCCTGACTTCAGGCTAGGTCTCCCCTGACCTCCGGACCCCAGGTCCGGCTAGTCCCTGACATCTCAAAAGGGGGTGTTCGCACTCAACAAGGCCACCCAGACCATCCCCCTAAACTTGCTCCTCCCCACATCTCCGATGAGGGTAATCCTGTCCACGCGCTTGCAAAAACATTTAGGGGAACAAAATATCTCCTAACACCAACATCAGATCCACCAGCAAATCACATCACATCCACTTTCAGAATTAACCAGAACTTACCCACTTCCTCCTCAAAGGCCCGCCAGATTCACCCCATCATCACCCACCTGCACCCTGAATCCCTGGCTCCTGTTGTACTCCCAACAGCGGCCACCAGAGGGCGCCGCTAAGGACCTGACTCAGGCCCCACACCTACTCTGCTCACAGTACTCCAGAGATCCGACTTCCCTCAGGATACAAGCCCAAGTCCTCCCCACAGCCCACCATGCCCTCCACGACTTGCCcctgtcccctccctgcccttcgctcctccctctctccctatGGTcactctctgctccagccacatcaGAGTCTTGCTGTTCCCCCAAAATACCAAGACCGgtccagcctcagggcctttgcacatgctgttttcCAGAACTCTTTATAgctccctgcctccaccccttCAGTTCACTGATCAGATGTCACTGTCTCAATGAGGCCTTCCCTAGCCATCCTATTCCTTTCAGCACTTGCATCCCCTGCCCCTGCTCACTTCTTCCAAAGTATGATAAGATGAacttatttcttttgtttgtttctctctccatgaaggcaggaatgTTTCTCATTTGGCTCTCTGCTTTATCACCAGCATGCAGaagagggcctggcacacagctggCATTTATTAAATGCTTGCTGAATGAACAGCCCTATGGTATGGTGTGAAGGTTAGTTTTATAAGTCAACTGGGCTAAGCTATAGTACCCAGTTACTGAATAAAACACTAGTCTAGGTGTTGCTGTGAAGGCATCGGGTTGATGTGGTCCACATCTACAATAAGTCAACTTTCAATAAAGAAGATTACCCTTGATACTGTTGGTGGGCCTCACCCAATCAAGTGAAAGGCCTTAAGAGCAAAATCTGAGGCTTCCTGGAAAACAAGAAATTCTGCCTCGAGACTGCAgcatcaggggacttccctggtggtcaggaggttaagaatctgccttccaatgcagggaatctgggttcgatctcttgtcagggaactaagatcccacatgctatggggcaactaagcctgtacactCGGGAGGCCAagccacaaccagagagagaCACATGTACTGCAACAAAGAGCCCATGAACcaaaactaagacctgatgcagccaaataaataaaaacttttttaaaaaaaaagactgcagcaTCAACTctagcctctgtgtgtgtgtttgtgtgtgtgtgtgttagtatgaTCACAGTATTCAAGACCCTCCAAAATCTGGTCCCTGCCAATGCTGCCAGCCCCCTCAGCTACTAAGGTATCAAATCTCCAGCTGCATCAGCTAACAACAGCTGCCTACAAAGGTGTGCAAATGCCATTCCTTCCTCTGGAAAGCTCTTTACCCTTCATCTCACTCTGATCAACTCCTACTCATCCCTCAAAGCCCCAGCTCCAACATTCTCTCTCTGGGCACTCTTTATCCAGCAGTGAGTCAGGGAGGCTGAAGGATGTACCTCATCAGCGGCAGCTGCAGTCATATGGAGCTGGTTTCGCCGGAGCCAAGCAGCTTTGTACTTGTCCAGTTTCTGGCCCTTGTATTTGACAGAGGCCCAGCCACAGCCAGACTTCTTGGCCGGGTTCACCAGCTTCTTGCAATGGGTGGCCCAGGCGCTGGGTGAGTTGAACACCTGGCCTGTTTCCTGCCACACAATCCTTCCATCGGGCTGCAGGTCTCCCACGAACTTCTTCCCCTGCAGTGACAGTGGGTTGGCTGGACCCAGGAGCTGGTACTCATCAAGACTCCCTCCTCCAGCAAGACCTCCCTGACCCCATGCTGCTTCCCAGGGCTTGCCACCCATCTCCCACTTCCTTCCAGGAGGCTTCCAGCTTAGGTACCATCCTGATCAGCCTGGATTGAAACTGTCCAGTTACGTGTCCGTCCCCACTCCCTTCACTGGACTGTGAGCCCCAAAGGACAAGAACTGCATCTGACTTGATCTCCACTGTGTCCCTAACACCCAACATAGCCTGACACACAGCAGATGCTCAATTCACAAACTGCTCCCACTCACAaagacaacaataacaataatggtAATGATAACAAACACTTAtaaaggacttactgtatagcaggCACACTGCTGAGCAGTTTATTCATTGCATCCTCATGCAACCccatgggaagaaagaaaatcccATTTTACGGATGGGGAAACTAGGATACGCCTAGGTTGAGTGAAGTCACATAGCCAGGAAGGCACTAGTGTCCTCTCTGAGCCAAAGATTCTCCTTTGTGGAACGGAGAGTTTGGTGAACAATGTTCTCCCACCCAGAAAGGCTCCTGCTGGGTCAGGATGCTCTGTGCCTCAGGTTCCCCTCCCCATACCAGGGGCTCGGCTTGCGGCAAGAAAGCACACTGGACCCGGTTTCCCCTTTATGCACGGGCTGGGATGGGATGAGGCCGGGAGGTGCTCACCAGGTAGTAGATGGACAGCACTCCGGCGCCGGGCTCCAGCAGCGCGTCTTTGAGGAGCACCCGCAGCGTGACCGCGCGCCTAGTGAGCGCACCCCCTGGCCCGCCGCAGCTCCCCGGTCCCGCCCCGCCGacgccgccgcctccgccgccgcGCGCGCCTCCCGAAGCCCCTGGCCGCTCGGGGTCCTCGGCCTCCGCCTCGTCCTCATCTTCATCCGGCGCCTCCTCGCCCGCGCCGCCCGCAGGGGACAGCGGCTCCGGAGCTACGGGCAGCGACAGGCTGCAGCGGAGCCGCGCGCCCTGACCGGGTGCAACCACCCAGCCCGGTGCCCCACCGGCCCCCCGCCAGGCCCGCCGTACCTGCCATGGCCGCTCCGCCCCACTCCCCGCGCCCCGTGCGCCTCGGGCTCTTTCTTCCCGGCACGTGACGCGGCTCCGCCCCTAGGAGGGAGCACCCCTGCCATTGGCCGCCGCCGGTGGGCGACTGGGGGCTCGGCCAGCAGAGGCGAGCCGGGGACAGCCAGACTCTGGCCTCTTCACgcgggagagggaagtgggggttCAACCCTAGGGGGCCATtcgggaaactgaggcctgaggCCACCTTCCGTGGGAGGGAGGTGGTAGCCGAGAGCTCGGGGCACCACTGGGAACACTGAGGCCGCGGGCTTCCGCTTTCGGAGAACCAATGACTCCACCCGCGGTCACCGACTGAGGCCTGGGTCTGGGGGACATAGGGGGCTCAACTCGCTACGGCTAGCGGGGAAATTGAGATCCGCGACCACTCCTATTGAGGAACCCACAGGCCTCAGCTGTTGGTACCAGGAAGACACGGAGGCCTGGGAGGATGAGCCCCACAGCCCTAGCGCTGCGGGACAGAATCGAGGAAACAACCCGGCGCCTCGACTCTAAAGTGCCCAAGCCGGGCAGCATTCTCTAAAGGGTTAATTTCCACCCTCCCCCGGCGGCCCTCGACTGCCTTGATTGGAACGCAGCAGAGCCCGCCAGCCAATTATAACTGGGTTATTTCATCTTCAGCCAATAGACGATAGAGGGTGGAATCCCTCCTGCCAATCAAGCGTTAAATTGCTCCTCCTCGACCAGTCAGCAGGAGCCCCCGGGTCTTCAACCAACCAATCAGTTCGCGGGTCAAACCTCCCTTGAGACCCCGCCCCCCCCTCTCCTACCCAACCCTCAGCTCGCGGTGCACGTGGGCGGACTCTGGCTAGACGTGCGCGGGACAACTGCTGCTCTTTTGTCTCTGGTCACTGTCCCAGGACCTTTGCCCCGAGGCGCAGGGCCAACTCCTATCACTGGGACTCCCCAACCCCAGGCAGGGCTGAAAGCCCTGGGCAGAGGCTCCCTCCAGCTGCACGGCAATTTTTTGGCTGGACTCAGCTACAGATGCCGGTACCCGATGCCGGTCCGAAACAGGGGACAGGCTGTTGGGGACAGGGCTGTCCAGCCACAGTGGTCTGTAATGAGAGTGAACCTAGCTCCAAATCTTGCTCTACCATTtcccagctctgtgactttggccATGTGTCTCCACctctctgtttcctcatggggATAACAATTCGTACTTCAGAGTTGTTAAAGAACAGGACTTGACATATAGTAAGAGCTGGGGAATGTGAGTGATTATTATTACTCATGATGCAATAAAGTTTGTATTTTAAGGCAGGACAAGAAAAAGTAAACAACAATTCTTTGTTTGgacctcttccctccctctctccctaaTCTGTGTAGCACATTAACCAGAGATCCTCAAAGATGGGAAGATAAGAACTCCTGCTCCACAGTAAagatctcttttcttttctttttctaacattttgtttctttttttcccccatttttttttaaattgaaagataatgctttacaatgttgtgttagtttctcctgtacaacgaagtgaatcagccatgcatgCGTGCTAGGTTGTGACCGACTCTGTAACAccctggactgtatcctgccaggctcctcccatcctgggatttcccaggcaagaatgggttatcatttccttctccatgttgtgtgtgtgtgtgtgtgtgtgtgtgtgtttttcctttcttttttctaatgttGACAATGTATCTTCTTATAAGAACAgcgttctaaaaaaaaaaaaaaaaagaacagcgtTCTTTCCCGGCTCTGTAGGGGTCATGATGATCTGCTGCTCACTCTGTACTTACTTACCTGGACTATGTATCCTTAGTGAAGTTTATGTAAATAACAGTATGTCATTTTGATGTGTGATCCTTTGTCTCAAggcggtccagaggttaagaagcCATGCCTCCACTGTagagggcgtgggttcaatctgtggtcagGGAATCAGTGACgcagcaggcatgcatgcataaatgaaatatatatgacCATGCCTACTAACAGGCGGAACCGTTCTCAGAGCTTTCAGAAAATCTGCTTCCTGTTATAAACTTCAGTTTGGCTCAAAGAAAATTCCGTTCCTCTCTTCTTAACTTGATAGTTAATGTTCCCTGACACTCACTTTGTGTCCAGTCCAAACCTCCTTTTGGAGTCGTCTCACCACCCACCCAGGGTCCAGCCATCAAATAGGCATCTCCCAGCCCCTtaggggggcttcccaagtggcactagtggtaaagaatttgcctgccaatgcaggagactcaagaaatatgggttcaatccctgggtcgcaaatatcccctggagaaggaaatggcaatccattctaatattcttgcctggaaaattcaatggacagaggagcctggtgggttacagtccgtgagattcagagttggacgcgactgaggaCAACACACAGCTGCTTAGACTCGGCAGAGCTCACATGGCCTCAGTTTATTTGCCCATGGCCTTGTCTGCTTTCTCGTTGCCTCTCTTCTGAAACCCAGGGCTGAATCTCCAGCATCTCTCATCTGGATCATTTCCTGGAGATTCAGTCCTCCATATTCACACACACCACTTACATCTCCCACCCTGGCCCCAGAGGAATCTTACTAAAATGCAACTATGACCACCTCCCTCCATTGCTCTAAATCCGTCTATGAATCCCCATTGCCTTTGATAAATTAGCCGCTGTGACCTTATCAACCATTAACAATTTACGGCACCCCTAAATGGCAGGTGGTATAATCAACATTACCAGATAGTTCAGGAGAGGAAGAGTTACACAGTTCTTCAGTGAATTCCCAAAGCTAATCTTTGCTATGTGTATAAAGTCCAGGCAGTCCTAGAACTGTTaaggaaattgaatttgtaattttaaaagtccCCCAAAAGGGACTAGATATTATCATGGTCCATAAGTTGTTTAGCTACAAGTTCATTTCAGTAGCAGGACCTAACAAATATTTGAGGTCAAAATCTCCTgtgtttaaaaaacttttttttttttttaccatgctaataaaaatgttaatttgtttgggaaaaaaataattgaaaaaaattaaactcccAAAGAAGAAATCTCCAGGCCCAGGTGAAAAATTCTACGAAGGTTCAAATAAGAATTAACACcacttttgcctggagagtcccaaggacctggcagcctggcaggctacagtctacagggtcgcaaagagtcagacactgaaatgacttagcgtACATGCATGCATTatataatctcttccagaaaattgaagaaggAATACTTCctaattcattttatgaagctagcatcaccctgataccaaaaccagataaggagagtataaataaacaaaactacaGAACATCCCTTGTGAATCcagacaaaaaaaatctttaaaaaaatattaatcaatagaattcagcaatatatataaaaagaagtaTTCATCATGAGAAAGTggagtttatcccagggatgcagggCTATTTCCATATTCCAAATTCAATCAGTGTTTTCCACTGTATTAAAGAGACTGTGGTAGGTGGAACAATGGTTCCCTAAAGATGTCAATGTCCAAATCTCCAAGGCCTAGGAATATTTAggttacatggcaaaggggaTTTTAAGTTTGCAGATGGAATTACAGTTGCTAATcaaattaaaataaggaaacattaaaataaagtaataatcaTTAAAATAAGGAGATGACCCCAGATTATCTACTGAGTCCAATATAATAACAGGCATTCTTAAATGTGAAAGAGAGTCAGGGAAAGGTGACTGTGGGAGAAATTCAGACTGATATAACATGAGGTTTCTACCCACTATTGCTGGCTTTGTAGATGGAGGAAGGAATGGGGAAAGCTAGAAgctggagaaagcaaggaaatagatTCATTCTTTGAGCCTTcagaaaggaacacagccctcagggacttccctggtggtccagtggttaagaatccaccttgcaatgcaggggatgtgggttcgatctctggtcagggaactaagatcccacatactgcagagcaactaagcctgagtgccacaactagggAGTTCATGCACTacacaacacagccaaataaataaatacttaaaagaaaaaaagaataaggaacaTAGTCCTGCCAACACCCTGATTTTAGTTTCATGAGAACCACATAGGACTCCTAACCTACAAAgctgtaagataatacatttgtgttgCATTAAGTCTCTATATTTATGATAAGTTATTACAGCGACCACAGAATACTAATACACAAGGTAAAGAAGACATGTCCCAAGAACGTATCtattcatgcaaaaaaaaaaaaaagcatttgatagaATTTAACAcccattcataataaaaactctcagcaGACCAGGAACAGAGGGAAACTACATCAACTTGATGAAGAACATAAACAAAACCTCAGGTAACATTGTACTTCATGGTAAAAGATGTAACACTTTTCCTATTGAGACTGGGAACAAGGAAAGGCCTTCACTCTCATGACTCTGATTCAACAGAGTCCTGAAAGTGCTAGCCATtacaataagacaagaaaaagaaataaaaggcatataaattgaaaattaaccctatttgcaaatgacatgacctGTGTACAAAATTTCAAGAAATCTCCCAAACATGCCCCTATAACTAAGGAGTGAGTTAATTCAGAAATGTTATAGGATAAgagatcaacacacaaaaatcaatggCATGTTTGTATGCTAACAATGAGTAtatgaaaagaattgaaaatacaatatcacttataatgttttgaaatagaaagaaaaaaagaaatgtttagatGTAAATCTAACCAAACAGATACAGGACTTGGATACCGAAAACTAtacaacactgatgaaagaaatcaaagatttaaataaatgaagagaatctgaaactaacataatattatgTGGGTTCGATTTATTTATACTTCAGTAGGAaacaagggaaggagggaggaaggaaggaaggaaaaaagggaaagaccATGTCTGTGGGTTGGAAGACTCAACACAGTATGCAAAAGTTATCAAgttttggaacttccctggctgtcTAGTAGTTAAGACTACACATTCTAATGCagaggggtgtgggttccatacctggtcagggacctaagatcccacttgTGGCACtgcctaaaatttaaaaaaaaaaaaaaaaaaaaagctagtctCCCCCAACTGATATACAGATTTAGTGCTACTTCTGTCAAAATCTCTGCAAGATTTTTGGATAAATACAAGCCAGATTTCGCTAATGTCCAGGCAGCCTAACAGGCCTCCTGGAAATTGTGTCATTTTCTAGTCTCACTCCTTCACAGTTCTGGCGCCagattcctttctctcccttccagACCTTTGCTTAGGCAAGTGCCCCTGTTGATGCCCCCACACCACACCAACAGCCCCCCGGCAGCTCCCTCCTCTGTTCCCTGACTCCTTGCAGGGACCAGAGAGACCGGGATTTCCCTAGAATCCTTGGACCTGCCCGGCCCAGCCCCCGCCCAGGGCTGGCAGGGGAGGGAGCTCTGGAGCTGACAGAAGAGAGGAAATTCCCCTGGAACCTGTTTCTCAGCTTCCTGGCTCAGCTGGGGCACCCGCTGGAGGGAGAGGCCAGGCCGGGCCAAGGACCCTGGCCCGTCATGGCCTTGGCCCTGAGCCCGCCCCGGGTCCCCAAGCCCAAGAGTGCCCTACCCTCGCACTACTATGAGAGCTTCCTGGAGAAGAAGGGACCCCGAGATCGGGTAAGACGGGTTGGGGAGCTGGCACTGCTGGACGGCCCCTGGGCAGGTGCGGCACCTCTCTGAACCTAGACCTCCCCAGCCTGctgaggagggtggggtgggtgctGGTTGGGGCAAGGCATGGACTGGGGGCTGGGAAaggttctgtctgtctgtctgtctctccctgaCTCTGATCTgagctctttctctttctgtgtctctccCTGCCTGGCTCTATTGGTCTCTTTCTGAATCTCAGATATAAACAGGATTGGGGACTTCCTCCAGGAAGTAGGGGGGGTGTCTTCCGacaccactccccacccccccgcatccctcctcctccagccctgaGCTAACTCTGTGAACCTTAGCCACAGGGGTCAAGGTCCGTACAGATTGCAGGTGGGGAGAGTGAGAGGTACTGGGGGCTGTGTCCTACAGGACCAGATGCCAGTCAGGGGCCcaatgagtgtgtgagtgtgtgtatgtgtgtgtgtccttctCAGAATAAAGCTCGACCCCTCCAATCCGCTAAGCCCCACCCTCATCTCCCACTAAGACCCGAACCAAGCACCCTTTTCCCTGCCTTTGCCCTGGaagtttcctcctttccttctgccttcatgcATTCAAATCCTCCCCATCCTAGAAAGCACTAGAGGCAGGAGATCTCAGGGGTTAAGAAAGAGAGTTTGTTTATCTGTGAACACACCTCGAAGCATGTaagggatcttggttccccaaccaaggatcaaacccacaccccctgcagtggaagccaagagtcttaccactggactgccagggaagtcctaggcaGGTACCATAATTATCTGCTATTTTATCGGTggtgaaactgaggcacaaagagtttAAACAGCATTCAGTGGGTGACACATAACTGGTGTATGACAAAGCAGATGAGTTTGTTCACTTACTACTTTcttcccagtgcctggcacacagtagttcTTCAGGAAATGATAgttaaatgtatgtgtgtatctagGATGTATctatggatggacagatgggtgggtggacagacaggtgctgctgctgctgctaagtcacttcagtcgtgtccaactctgt includes:
- the MPND gene encoding MPN domain-containing protein isoform X2 yields the protein MAAPEPLSPAGGAGEEAPDEDEDEAEAEDPERPGASGGARGGGGGGVGGAGPGSCGGPGGALTRRAVTLRVLLKDALLEPGAGVLSIYYLGKKFVGDLQPDGRIVWQETGQVFNSPSAWATHCKKLVNPAKKSGCGWASVKYKGQKLDKYKAAWLRRNQLHMTAAAADESPASEGEEEELLIEEEEEEVLTGASAEDKSRRPQGKGPSEPVHSEATPPGKRVENKIRVPVRYCMLGSRDSARNPHTLVEVTSFAAINKFQPFNVAVSSNVLFLLDFHSHLTRSQVVGYLGGRWDINSQMLTVLRAFPCRSRLGDAETAATVEEEIYQSLLLRGLSLVGWYHSHPHGPALPSLQDIDAQMDYQLRLQGSSNGFQPCLALLCSPYYSGNPGPESKISPFWVMPPPEQRPSDYGIPMDVEMAYVQDSFLTNDILHEMMLLVEFYKGAPDLVRFQEPWNQEHTYLDKLKISLASRMPKDQGLGHVLEQVYSVLK
- the MPND gene encoding MPN domain-containing protein isoform X1 — translated: MAAPEPLSPAGGAGEEAPDEDEDEAEAEDPERPGASGGARGGGGGGVGGAGPGSCGGPGGALTRRAVTLRVLLKDALLEPGAGVLSIYYLGKKFVGDLQPDGRIVWQETGQVFNSPSAWATHCKKLVNPAKKSGCGWASVKYKGQKLDKYKAAWLRRNQLHMTAAAADESPASEGEEEELLIEEEEEEVLTGASAEDKSRRPQGKGPSEPVHSEATPPGKRVENKIRVPVRYCMLGSRDSARNPHTLVEVTSFAAINKFQPFNVAVSSNVLFLLDFHSHLTRSQVVGYLGGRWDINSQMLTVLRAFPCRSRLGDAETAATVEEEPRLCPQIYQSLLLRGLSLVGWYHSHPHGPALPSLQDIDAQMDYQLRLQGSSNGFQPCLALLCSPYYSGNPGPESKISPFWVMPPPEQRPSDYGIPMDVEMAYVQDSFLTNDILHEMMLLVEFYKGAPDLVRFQEPWNQEHTYLDKLKISLASRMPKDQGLGHVLEQVYSVLK